Within Primulina tabacum isolate GXHZ01 chromosome 5, ASM2559414v2, whole genome shotgun sequence, the genomic segment TGATGACGAATGCCTGGGCGGCGAAGTTGTCTCAAAATTCAGAGGCCTTGACGCCGTTTTGTGAAGGTGGTGTGCAGCTCCTCTCTGTTCTCGATCAGCTTGATCCTCACCcttctcttcttcttcttcggttCCTTGATTCCGTCGATATCCATCACTTTTCTGGCACAATCTTTTGACATCGCTGGACTCATATTACCTCCTTCCGTAAGCAGAGAAGATTAAGGACGGCGAATGTACGAAACAGGGTAAACATGTATgcgtatgtgtgtgtgtgtattccTCTTATAGTAATTTTTAGATTACCCGACATAGTTGGGTACCCGATTGTTCGGGGGGTTTGGGTTTGGATTCCATTACCTAATTATTAGCACTCCATAGTTTAGGATAAGTTAACGGGTTGATGACATTGAATATGATAAATAATGCTATGATTATTAAAATATCGAGTATGATgtcaataatttttaataaataataatatatttgattGATGGAATAAATTTAAGATAAGATGATAAAttacgattttttttaataattaatgaataaaaaaaGATAGATATACGAAAAattagagtagatctcttgtgacaatctcacgaatttttatctgtgagacgggtcaactcttctgatatttacaacaaaagtaatactcttagcataaaaaataatattttttcattgatgacccaaataagatatccgtctcacaaaatacgacccgtgagaccgtctcacacaagtttttgcggAAAGATTAATGCTACTTGATGGGATTTTGATTGCCCAATCCCAATTAAAGATGACAATTTCACCCACTCAAGAGTTCACTTGTATACAATGAATGAATACCATATCAAATAATCAACACTCTATTTGCagaaatcaaatcaaattaaataCAGCATTTGCTTTCATACATCGAATTGCAATAATGAAAAAACTTCTGCGATGCAAAATGGATAATATTTCACATATGCAACTGATAACAGATAACATAGGTGACACTTTTTTAGGTAATCAAACTATGACAAAACAGCTGCGTCATGTAAAGAACTGAGAACATTCTGACAAACTTTGCATCTAAATGCTGCAGTCAACCAAGATATAATGGAACTTTCATACCAAATCCATGCTGGGCCCTCTCGACCCTGTCGAAATATCAAGAATTGTTAGTGCATCCGTGTAAATTTTGACCTGAAGGATGATAAAGGCAATGGCAAAATAATGGTTAGTTTCAAGTGAATATGTTGACTGAAATCAGTAGAATTATTCGCGATTAGGAAATTCTGGACAATAATTTGGGGAAAGAGTGAATCGATTCTTGATCAAAGGGTTGAAAGATACTCATACAAAGAGTATCTGGGTGGCAGATGGTTTGTGAGACGGAGGTTTAAGCTACCCAAGGCAAATCAATCCCCTCGTAGGAGTTTTTCCAACAACTTCTTTGTTGATCCGATTATGCCAACCAAGAAAGCATGTGAAGTAAAGGAATGTGAATAAGAGGCAAAAGACTAGGGCCAAACACTGGAAGCTCTATCTCGAATGGCTCAACCCTGATTCACAAACTTGAGGTGCCTATGCCTGTGCTGGCATGGATCCGACCAAACATATATAATAGGGATTTCGAGAAAAAAGTTGCAGTTCTTACGTTGGGGCGAGTTTGCCAAGATCTAGTTCCTCTCCATTGCACTCATCAATCACCTTCCCTGATATCTCAATGTTATAAGACCGTTGTCGTGTGATGGGAAGACCTCTGCTAGAAAGCAAATCTAAATCTTTCTGGTTAAGTTCCCGCCCGTTGACAAAAATTCCAGTATTTCCAGCAGCACAATTTTTTGGCATTGGATAGTTGAATTCTTCAATATTTGGCTGCATAACATCAATCTAACTTCATCAATAACTTTTAATTAATAAGATCGTTAATTGCaatttttattagaaatataatGACAATTCAAATACTTTAAGCTTGTTCAAGAATTGAAGATCTTATGCTTCAGACACTGGATGAACTCACCATGATAATGCCAAGACAAGGGTGGCTCATCACACCCCAAAAGCCCGCACGAATGTCGTACCTGGTTCAATAAAAGGGTGCAAAATCATTCATCGTGTTTAGTGTCGAAATGAAAATAATTGCAGCCATGCTTCTCATGATACTTTACGAGAAAGACAATagattattttgaaaaacaaaaggACAGACACTTCTTGTCAGAAGACGGGTAAGGTGAATATATTCAAATGGAAATACGAACGCGGTTGTCAAGTCATCGTTCCATACAGTTTCAGCAAAACACGTTCTTCAACACTTCTACATGAACATGACTGTTTGACACCTTGTATCAGTTGCATGAATCAAGCTAAAACAGCATTTATAAACGGAAAAAAGGTATTTTCTTCATTATCTTGCAATAGTAAATAGAACGTTGGTCATGAAAATgcttcaaatttattttatttctcagACTTCTCTAAGCTCATGTTCACTTACTAGTATCAATAGTGTCTCCTCAAAAGCCCTGTCTGAGCCGCGGAAATACACctgatttttttctattttaatcTTCCAAATTTCATTCCGCCCTAAAAGGAAATTATAGCAAATGCCATGCTATAACAAAGATACATTTATTGAACAATATGTAAACAAATCTTAGATGGACACAATAATGCACTGAAATAAATGAAAGCTAATTCGAGGAGTATTTACCAGTATTCTCCAGGTTGGATTGGTCCTGCTAACTTTTCAGCCTTCTTAACCAAACGATCCAGTATTACATGCCCGTTAACAAAGACTAGAGCTCCGCCATCTTGTGCATTTTGGTTAGATTTTGTGAGGTCTCTGAAACTCTTTTTGATGAGACCTGCAAAGAAAGACTCGCCCCCTTTGTTGACCTTACGGTTATCTTCTTTACTTGTTTCCACTGAGTCCTGAGAAACACAGCTGTTAGAACATTCGTTTAAGGACACATCCATCTCGGTTGCCACTGTTGCTTCTGTCGCAGAATTTTGCCGAAAATTAGTCCCACCAAAGGCAATTCTCTCATGCTCAGATCGCTTGCTTCTGTTTCCATCGTCAGATTGCCTGAACACTTTAGTATCAGGAAAATGATTGGACTGTTCTTTAGTGGGCAATTCAGGATTTAGAGAGGACTTGACTTCTGTCACATTTTCTGGGCTTTGCTCATTCTTGAGGTGGCATGAAGTTGAAGAAAGAGGATCCTGCTGTTTCTCAGATTCACCAGATTTAGATTTCTTATCTATCGGAAAAAACTTGGCTTGCAAATCATCACAATCATTCGAGTCACAGTTCAAATCCGCACTATTTGTATCACCAGGCCAATATATCACATTTTCATCCACTGTGCCACTAGAACCCTCGTCAATCTCAGTTGGAAATTGGTCAACGTGCACAGAAACTGATCCAATACCTCCATTATTCCCAACCTCAAATGATATTATCGAAGAACAAGCCCCACATTTCATTTTATGTTGCATTTTTGCAGAAGAAATGCATTTTCTTGGCAATTTCAGTAACTCAAAGCAATTGCAGCAGGTAATAAAAGGTGCACCACCTGCAATTGAACGGCACACCCGTCCACTTCTATGACTTACTGCCATCTTTCTGGCATGATGGTAATTGGAGCGAATATTTTCAGAATCAACGTCACTTGAATTCATATGTAAAGACTGAAGAGAATTCAATCGATGCAGTCCCGAGCCTCCAAAATTATAACCAGGCAGTCCCTGTGGAGTAGGATATATAGAACCATGAAAATTCAAATTAGAAGGTTCATTTTGAAAACTTTGGTTACGAAAACCCAAGTGATCAACCTTAGGAGGTAAATGCAAGTTCTTATTATAGCAATGCACACACGAGCATGCGGGCTGGTGAAAAAAGTTCTCGTGTGAGTTTAATATGATTTGATCGTGATTGGCATCTGCGTAGTAACCAGGAAACTGCTCGTTATATGGCAGATGCATGTATTGAGACTCTGATTGGAGAGTCCGCCCACGAAGCATTTCTTGATGATGAGTGTCACCACGTGCCAAAAGATCGTGGGGGAACCCTCTTTGAGGACGTGATTCCCGACCACTTGAACCGTATCTATCTGTGTAAGGATTGAATCCAGccatatgaccaaaatatggAGATTCTAAATGATAGGGAGAAAGTGGTTTCTTGCCTAGGCCATGTGAATCAGTAAAGCCTTCTTGGACATAAGTAGCACGATTTCTACCATAATGATCGGATACAGTTGGAGAAACCATCCTCCGATCAGGAACCATTTTTTCCTTATGTCTGTCCGCCACATCACAAGACCGGCTAATTTGATCCTTCAACTCATCAAGTTTCCTTAGGAGCTCGTCTCGGTCGTTCTCCAAATTTTTAACTCTAGCTTGCCCATCAAAATCTGGATCCTGATATCTAGTCCTCTCACCATATTCATAATAAGAGTTCATTCCATGACTCGATGGCCCCTCACCACGGTAAAGATGATCGTTAAACCTCACTTGTGCCACAACACCTTTGACAGGAACTAAAGAGGCTGCCACATCCGGTTCCTCCATAGGTAATGGCTTTGACCTTAATGATTCCAATGGAGGCCTCATTTCTTTAACTGCTTGTTCACCATTATAATTTGTATATTCTAGCCCATTGGCATTCAAATCAAAGCCTCTTCCCTGATTAATATCACGAATCAGACCCGAACCATATGACCCGAGATCATCATTCTTGCTTTCCATTACTACCATCCTTTCTCTTTCCCGACTACTTATTTCAGAATCAGTTTTCGCTTCTCCATTTTCAACTCGCAAAGTGGAAATACCATCGGAAGACACTTTTTCGTTATGACTCCTCTCTGCCGTACGAAGCTCGGTTCCGTTTTCATTTTCCATTTCAACCTCAGAATTATGAACAATCCTACAGTCCCCGGAGATTCTTGGCCCCTTTACATCATTAGGCTTCTCGTACAATCTCTCTTCCAGAGTCCCCTTGTTTTTCGCTATAGAACAACATCAGACGATCAAAAAATTACATTCACAGAGAGGACAACACATCGCCcaaaaattgaagaagaaaatttacAAGTTCTAACATGACCTCATCCTGATCAATGGAAAAAATAAATCCCCTGCAGCTGATATGTCAACATTCCAATTCTAACAAGATAACCACAGATCAAGATTCACAACCTTTAccctaaaaaataaacatggTTACTACCTTTGCATTGTCTTCGgagaaaaaaaatccaaataagACCATTTTTTCATCAATAAGATAGATAATCTTGAAAACCGATACTAATGAAGAAAACCAAAACTAGCCAAGGGACCTAACTAAGAGTTCTCCACATAGAGTAGCCTTTCTAGTAAACTTGCATATAGAACTAACAGAAAGATTACGAATTGTACCTTTGAGAACAGCACCACAGCCACCACATTGATACAGAGGGAAATCCGGGAGTTCTGGAAGGAGATTTTCACACTTGGGGCAGCGAACCAAACGTACCTTTGCGGCTTCCGCAGTCTTCCTATCTTCCAGCCCCATTTACTTCATCAAATCTTTGATTATTGATTGAATATTTTATGgaccaaataaataaattaaacaggTCATCAAGAATTAATCAAAACAGCGAAATTATAATAGTCAATATCTCAAAAGTCAACATAAATCTTGAAGCCCAcctcacccaaatagcattaatACAATCCTCCAGCTAaccacaaaaataaaataatacacgAAATGGGATTTTCACAACGTTGCAAATGAAATTAATGCAAACAAGTGAACTGTCATATTCAAGACGTAAGGACAGTATACAACAGTGCAAAAAGAGTAGGAAATTGCTTGACTTCTGCTTCTAAAATTACAGGGTATTGAGTAACAGCACAACACAGCAAAATGGAGTCCAAGAACAAGCAAACAAAACAGTACTCTGATTCTTGCCTATAATGAGTGGGGTAAAAaacagaaaattattttattggcTTTTTTTACTTTAATTCAAAGCTGAGATTTTTGGGTTCCCAAGAAAAGGAGAAGCTGGGATTTGGAGGGAAGGGAATACGGTGGTGACTCGATTCCCGATTCTTTACTTTTCTGTGACAGAGTTCTCTCTTCGGCGACGTAGTTGTTATTACGACGTCGTATTTGACACAACAACCCTTCGGGCGTTAACCCACTGTCAagattccttttttttttttttttttaatttttcggtATTCAAATCACCAAAAAGCCCCGTTAGGTTTCTTTAACTTGAAAAAATCGAATTTcacttttgaaaaaaataatttatggaTAAttgatttctaaatttaatttactattttattcACTATTTACTATATATTATAAAAGTATTCATTGACAATATTGTCACGCTTGACATTGTCTCGTTTAAACAGgttgtataattttttaataaaaattatttatccaTTATATTATTTGACTATTAATACATTAGTGAAGTGATTTATCGAATGATAATTGACAATTTTACCCATGAAGTTATATAGTTAAAacttaatattatataattttgtccaaaaaaacTCAATATTGTAATATACACGTATATTTTTTTGGAGCGAAAAGTTATGGGTTTTGCGAAATGTTGGGTCAGGTCGGAGATCATTTTAACAAAATTGACTCGTAAAACAGTCTCACAGAATTTTTTTATAGAAACGATCATAAactatcaaatatatatatatatatatatattttccatCCTGACGGAGAAGATTTTCCATCCTTCTCGGAAGTGGATATTAAAATACAATACACGAtactatatataataaaaataattgaaaaaatgCTGACGGAGAAGATTTTCCATCCTTCTCGGAAGTGGATATTAAAATACAATACACGATACTCAACTacgaaataataatattaaaaatgtttAAATTGTTTGTCCTGATTGAGTGATTTTAtcgtatatttattttttaaaagcaaTTTCagttatatataattaatttagttttttttctcTATTAGTATGATCCAGTGGAAACACATACATGCATGTAGAGacgtaaatgaaccaaaccgtttgtgagctattcgaaactcgattcgataaaagctcgtttgagctcgtttaatgaggctcgttaaaataaacgaaccaagttcaagctctacgatattcggctcgttagcttgtgaacatgttcgttagtaaattcataagtaatatcttagataaaaaataataattttgatatttaatttattgatttaacacattaattatgaaatatatagaaaaatatattaaattcaattattataataaattgacaaattttaataagcatattatatatttttctaaatgtataatttatttttaatgaatttaatgaatatttaaatgtacaattcatatttattgagctcGTTTAGGTCCGATAAAagtttgaataagctcgtgagccatgaatatattcgttaaataaagcttgagctcggctcgattataaacaagtcaagctcaaacattcaagagttcggctcgactcgattcgattacatccctacttGCATGAGCGTTTATCTTAATAAATGAAAACACACGGTGATTTTTTATTATGTGAGATTTAATTCGTTGATCAACAATGGAGTAGTCGTTTCTCTGGCGGTATCAGATAGCAGAAAATGTTCAGCCCTTTTCGACCAGctgatatataataataaattacaaataaaataaaataaaaaggattttgggattatttaattttattttgaaatttctaAGATAAATAGTATTAGGTAAGTATTTCGACAATTTTTTGAGAagataaattatgtgtttagtTTTGTTACGAGGACATAAAATTTAATTGCTtatcaaattatttaataaattaatcgATAAAGTTAATTAAAAAATGATGTATTTTTTGATTGGAATACAATATaggatatttttaaaaaatgctaaaaactaaataaaataattattatattagaGATGTGAAGAGAAGAAATGTGTTTGGCATAGATAAATATAAAGCCAATGgtaatatttatttgtttttgataaagaaaaaataatatataaaaatttgaaaGGAGACCAGAGTAGTTAGCAAAATAATcttagtcaattttttttttttaaatcatgtgTACTTGGATATggtcatttttaaaaataagtttgACCAAAgttatttctctcaaatatcCCAAcccaaacatttaaaaaaaacgaTCTTGTGTACTTGGACATggtcatttttaaaaataaagtttggcCAAAGTTATTTTCCGAATATCCCAACCCGTAGATCTTTTcggaatattttaaaatatacccGAGTAAGTAATTTTCTTGGAAAAATAGTTTaccatattttttttacaaattttttcCCTACTCTTCCAAAAGGAATAGGAGTCGGGATCATATTATAGACAGGCATCAGCACGTTGACCACTGCAACTGCTCGTTATCTTTCTACGTTATCTTTCTAAATAATAATCTGAAAATTGAATGGGAAAAACGTTAAAATGGTTAACTTTTTACGTATAATTTTTTCGGCTCTCTATCTCAACTCTCAAGTCAGCCGTAAAAGAGCGTACCAACAATTATGGTCTAATTGTTGTTTGCCAAAGTTGGTTGGGATTGTATTTATGCtctaaaaataaagataaaagtATATTTAACAGAAAATAGAATGTAAATAGCATTCCACTTGAACAAAGCATTTGAATGCAAATCTAAAAATTGGGCATAATACACACTTCACACCGAGATTCCCattccaaaataaaaatgcaCACACTAGTTTTGCTATAAAACCACAGAGCAATAGCTGCAGCACTTCAAAATTTGAATAGATATGGATTACACAACGAATCAAACTGGAAAATTTTCCTATACTTAAAAGTGAAGATTTAAATTCTTATTCTAAGCAATTGTCTAGAAAAAGGACTAGCCCCTTgctgaaataaataaatacagcAACTAATCAAATCCAGAATTAGACGTCGAAATCATACCAGAAGAGAGTTGAAGTGCACTAAGTACTAAGTAGTGATTTGCCTCCTTGAGCCACCTTTTGTTTTCGTGATCATGTCTTTGAGATCATCGTAGCGATTCCGATGGTGATCAATCCATACACACAACTGTCTTATGGCCTCTCTTTTCTCCTCAATCAAGCTTGAGATTTCCTCGTCTTTTTCGTTCATTTTTCTTTGCAACTCTCCCGTCTTTTCATCCCTTtctaatattattttcttaagTTCTACAGTTTTCTCTTCATGGTGTTCCAAGGTTTGAATCAAACTATTCTTTTCCTCCTCATCTTTTTGCAATTTT encodes:
- the LOC142545305 gene encoding uncharacterized protein LOC142545305 yields the protein MGLEDRKTAEAAKVRLVRCPKCENLLPELPDFPLYQCGGCGAVLKAKNKGTLEERLYEKPNDVKGPRISGDCRIVHNSEVEMENENGTELRTAERSHNEKVSSDGISTLRVENGEAKTDSEISSRERERMVVMESKNDDLGSYGSGLIRDINQGRGFDLNANGLEYTNYNGEQAVKEMRPPLESLRSKPLPMEEPDVAASLVPVKGVVAQVRFNDHLYRGEGPSSHGMNSYYEYGERTRYQDPDFDGQARVKNLENDRDELLRKLDELKDQISRSCDVADRHKEKMVPDRRMVSPTVSDHYGRNRATYVQEGFTDSHGLGKKPLSPYHLESPYFGHMAGFNPYTDRYGSSGRESRPQRGFPHDLLARGDTHHQEMLRGRTLQSESQYMHLPYNEQFPGYYADANHDQIILNSHENFFHQPACSCVHCYNKNLHLPPKVDHLGFRNQSFQNEPSNLNFHGSIYPTPQGLPGYNFGGSGLHRLNSLQSLHMNSSDVDSENIRSNYHHARKMAVSHRSGRVCRSIAGGAPFITCCNCFELLKLPRKCISSAKMQHKMKCGACSSIISFEVGNNGGIGSVSVHVDQFPTEIDEGSSGTVDENVIYWPGDTNSADLNCDSNDCDDLQAKFFPIDKKSKSGESEKQQDPLSSTSCHLKNEQSPENVTEVKSSLNPELPTKEQSNHFPDTKVFRQSDDGNRSKRSEHERIAFGGTNFRQNSATEATVATEMDVSLNECSNSCVSQDSVETSKEDNRKVNKGGESFFAGLIKKSFRDLTKSNQNAQDGGALVFVNGHVILDRLVKKAEKLAGPIQPGEYWYDIRAGFWGVMSHPCLGIIMPNIEEFNYPMPKNCAAGNTGIFVNGRELNQKDLDLLSSRGLPITRQRSYNIEISGKVIDECNGEELDLGKLAPTVERAQHGFGMKVPLYLG